From the genome of Nitrospiria bacterium:
GCGGGAAGGACCGGCAGGATCAGGGCCTCCTCCGGCATTTTTCCCTCCAGGGAATGAAGAAACGCGACGATCGAATCGACCTCGTCGTCCGTCAGCTTCGCGCCGAGCTGAATCCGTCCCATGATCCGGACGGCTTCGCCAAGGTCCCAGATGGAGCCATCGTGAAAATAAGGAGCGGTCCGCGTGACGTTCCTCCACATCGGCACCTTAAAGAAATACTTGTCCGCGTCCTTCTTCGTCACGTTGTACCGGCCCAGATCATCGCTGTATTCGTAGCGGTCCCGGATGCCGAATTTCTGAAACATGCCCCCACCGGCCCCCACCCCGTTGTGGCAGATGATGCAGCCCTTCTTGATGACCAGTCCCAGCCCTTTTTTCTCCGGATCAGTCAGTGCGTCCGACTTTCCCTTGAGAAAGTCGTCGAATCGGGACGGCGTCAACAACGTCCGCTCGAAGGCCGCGATGGCCCGGGCGATGTTGTCATAGGTGATCGGATCCGTATCACCGGGAAAGGCCTTTTTGAACTTCTCGACGTACTCCGGAATGGTTCGGATCCGGGACAGCACCATGCCCTGATCCGGCATGGCCATCTCGATCGGATTTAAGATCGGCCCTTTCGCCTGCTCCTCGAGAGACGCCGCGCGGCCGTCCCAGAACTGGGCGAATTCGAGGCCCGCGTTGAGGACGGTGGGCGCGTTTCGGGGACCGAACTGGGCCA
Proteins encoded in this window:
- a CDS encoding cytochrome-c peroxidase; this translates as MRRKKIAAWGLVWLGIILGAPEAYSQDADLIKQANQFFKPLPSAMPAPADNPTTPEKVALGKMLYFEPRLSKGDTISCNSCHNLATGGVDNLPTSMGHLAQFGPRNAPTVLNAGLEFAQFWDGRAASLEEQAKGPILNPIEMAMPDQGMVLSRIRTIPEYVEKFKKAFPGDTDPITYDNIARAIAAFERTLLTPSRFDDFLKGKSDALTDPEKKGLGLVIKKGCIICHNGVGAGGGMFQKFGIRDRYEYSDDLGRYNVTKKDADKYFFKVPMWRNVTRTAPYFHDGSIWDLGEAVRIMGRIQLGAKLTDDEVDSIVAFLHSLEGKMPEEALILPVLPA